In Aquila chrysaetos chrysaetos chromosome 10, bAquChr1.4, whole genome shotgun sequence, the following proteins share a genomic window:
- the LOC115347585 gene encoding uncharacterized protein LOC115347585 isoform X1, which yields MQDVWRRPATGRSAWERSCPPRGSACAREGPHRRFAVRPFAALGRLERAAQIFHPPPGWVPPPVVIRPIWRFSLLSKATLEPAKTAGATCIVALTEGTGLLQVTPCIQGPRCLPCCAVATQITTLQPATCRPSAAKVEKLAAIGAGAHWDSLRTWSWAWASEDGHDTQVRAGLHGSLPGCLDSHLPSRNALPQPHSLRHSSPEPRSCLAEQNPLEGDLWVVDARSKLWWGKGGRGRCPKPAGLMGGICSCAGRESLEVRAATLSLPPLALQDVRAVSEGLGRGSDFAPADPILAHLRPRTLLKQAVPQAGESADKPRESSTRAEDVSDGGRQDTQPT from the exons GGAGCTGCCCGCCACGGGGCTCTGCCTGCGCGCGGGAGGGACCACACAGACGCTTCGCCGTCCGGCCCTTCGCAGCCTTGGGACGCCTGGAAAGAGCAGCACAGATTTTCCATCCGCCCCCGGGCTGGGTCCCCCCTCCAG TGGTGATTCGGCCCATCTGGcgcttctctcttctctccaaaGCGACTTTGGAGCCAGCAAAGACCGCAGGCGCTACTTGCATCGTGGCTCTGACTGAAGGGACTGGGCTTCTGCAGGTGACACCTTGTATCCAAGGCCCCAGATGTCTTCCTTGCTGTGCTGTGGCCACCCAGATCACCACTCTCCAGCCAGCCACGTGTAGGCCATCAGCTGCTAAGGTGGAGAAACTGGCAGCAATTGGCGCTGGAGCCCACTGGGACTCTCTGAGAACCTGGAGCTGGGCTTGGGCATCAGAAGATGGACATGACACCCAGGTAAGGGCTGGTCTTCACGGGTCcctccctggctgcttggacaGTCACCTCCCTTCCAGAAATGCTCTGCCCCAACCACACTCGCTGCGGCACAGCTCCCCAGAGCCTCGCTCCTGCCTAGCAGAGCAGAACCCGCTGGAGGGAGATTTGTGGGTGGTTGATGCTCGGAGCAAACtttggtgggggaaggggggaaggggcAGGTGCCCAAAGCCTGCGGGCTTAATGGGGGGGATTTgcagctgtgcaggcagggagagcctGGAGGTTCGTGCAGCCACCCTGTCCCTTCCACCACTGGCTTTGCAAGACGTAAGGGCTGTTTCGGAGGGGCTGGGACGGGGAAGTGACTTTGCACCAGCAGATCCAATCCTGGCACACTTGAGGCCACGCACGTTGCTGAAGCAGGCTGTGCCCCAAGCTGGAGAGTCTGCAGATAAACCCCGGGAGAGCTCGACAAGAGCTGAGGACGTTTCCGATGGAGGCAGACAGGACACTCAGCCTACTTAG
- the LOC115347585 gene encoding uncharacterized protein LOC115347585 isoform X2 yields the protein MQDVWRRPATGRSAWERSCPPRGSACAREGPHRRFAVRPFAALGRLERAAQIFHPPPGWVPPPATLEPAKTAGATCIVALTEGTGLLQVTPCIQGPRCLPCCAVATQITTLQPATCRPSAAKVEKLAAIGAGAHWDSLRTWSWAWASEDGHDTQVRAGLHGSLPGCLDSHLPSRNALPQPHSLRHSSPEPRSCLAEQNPLEGDLWVVDARSKLWWGKGGRGRCPKPAGLMGGICSCAGRESLEVRAATLSLPPLALQDVRAVSEGLGRGSDFAPADPILAHLRPRTLLKQAVPQAGESADKPRESSTRAEDVSDGGRQDTQPT from the exons GGAGCTGCCCGCCACGGGGCTCTGCCTGCGCGCGGGAGGGACCACACAGACGCTTCGCCGTCCGGCCCTTCGCAGCCTTGGGACGCCTGGAAAGAGCAGCACAGATTTTCCATCCGCCCCCGGGCTGGGTCCCCCCTCCAG CGACTTTGGAGCCAGCAAAGACCGCAGGCGCTACTTGCATCGTGGCTCTGACTGAAGGGACTGGGCTTCTGCAGGTGACACCTTGTATCCAAGGCCCCAGATGTCTTCCTTGCTGTGCTGTGGCCACCCAGATCACCACTCTCCAGCCAGCCACGTGTAGGCCATCAGCTGCTAAGGTGGAGAAACTGGCAGCAATTGGCGCTGGAGCCCACTGGGACTCTCTGAGAACCTGGAGCTGGGCTTGGGCATCAGAAGATGGACATGACACCCAGGTAAGGGCTGGTCTTCACGGGTCcctccctggctgcttggacaGTCACCTCCCTTCCAGAAATGCTCTGCCCCAACCACACTCGCTGCGGCACAGCTCCCCAGAGCCTCGCTCCTGCCTAGCAGAGCAGAACCCGCTGGAGGGAGATTTGTGGGTGGTTGATGCTCGGAGCAAACtttggtgggggaaggggggaaggggcAGGTGCCCAAAGCCTGCGGGCTTAATGGGGGGGATTTgcagctgtgcaggcagggagagcctGGAGGTTCGTGCAGCCACCCTGTCCCTTCCACCACTGGCTTTGCAAGACGTAAGGGCTGTTTCGGAGGGGCTGGGACGGGGAAGTGACTTTGCACCAGCAGATCCAATCCTGGCACACTTGAGGCCACGCACGTTGCTGAAGCAGGCTGTGCCCCAAGCTGGAGAGTCTGCAGATAAACCCCGGGAGAGCTCGACAAGAGCTGAGGACGTTTCCGATGGAGGCAGACAGGACACTCAGCCTACTTAG
- the LOC115347585 gene encoding uncharacterized protein LOC115347585 isoform X3: MQDVWRRPATGRSAWERSCPPRGSACAREGPHRRFAVRPFAALGRLERAAQIFHPPPGWVPPPALEPAKTAGATCIVALTEGTGLLQVTPCIQGPRCLPCCAVATQITTLQPATCRPSAAKVEKLAAIGAGAHWDSLRTWSWAWASEDGHDTQVRAGLHGSLPGCLDSHLPSRNALPQPHSLRHSSPEPRSCLAEQNPLEGDLWVVDARSKLWWGKGGRGRCPKPAGLMGGICSCAGRESLEVRAATLSLPPLALQDVRAVSEGLGRGSDFAPADPILAHLRPRTLLKQAVPQAGESADKPRESSTRAEDVSDGGRQDTQPT, from the exons GGAGCTGCCCGCCACGGGGCTCTGCCTGCGCGCGGGAGGGACCACACAGACGCTTCGCCGTCCGGCCCTTCGCAGCCTTGGGACGCCTGGAAAGAGCAGCACAGATTTTCCATCCGCCCCCGGGCTGGGTCCCCCCTCCAG CTTTGGAGCCAGCAAAGACCGCAGGCGCTACTTGCATCGTGGCTCTGACTGAAGGGACTGGGCTTCTGCAGGTGACACCTTGTATCCAAGGCCCCAGATGTCTTCCTTGCTGTGCTGTGGCCACCCAGATCACCACTCTCCAGCCAGCCACGTGTAGGCCATCAGCTGCTAAGGTGGAGAAACTGGCAGCAATTGGCGCTGGAGCCCACTGGGACTCTCTGAGAACCTGGAGCTGGGCTTGGGCATCAGAAGATGGACATGACACCCAGGTAAGGGCTGGTCTTCACGGGTCcctccctggctgcttggacaGTCACCTCCCTTCCAGAAATGCTCTGCCCCAACCACACTCGCTGCGGCACAGCTCCCCAGAGCCTCGCTCCTGCCTAGCAGAGCAGAACCCGCTGGAGGGAGATTTGTGGGTGGTTGATGCTCGGAGCAAACtttggtgggggaaggggggaaggggcAGGTGCCCAAAGCCTGCGGGCTTAATGGGGGGGATTTgcagctgtgcaggcagggagagcctGGAGGTTCGTGCAGCCACCCTGTCCCTTCCACCACTGGCTTTGCAAGACGTAAGGGCTGTTTCGGAGGGGCTGGGACGGGGAAGTGACTTTGCACCAGCAGATCCAATCCTGGCACACTTGAGGCCACGCACGTTGCTGAAGCAGGCTGTGCCCCAAGCTGGAGAGTCTGCAGATAAACCCCGGGAGAGCTCGACAAGAGCTGAGGACGTTTCCGATGGAGGCAGACAGGACACTCAGCCTACTTAG